TGTGAATGCGACGCAGCCACGATATGGTCCGTTTGCACAGAGTCCAGCTGCAGCCGCCGACACTGCTGCCTTGAATAGGCGTGTCCGGTTACTGGAGGAAGCCGAATACAGTCGATACTACGCCGATGAAATCTATGACGAAGATAAAGAAGAACTCGCTGAAGAACTCAAACGGAAAGACATCCGCTTGACGCTTTTTCATAATGTCATCTCACGTATTCAGAAGTTTGACACCAACGGACGGTATCTGGGACGGATCGTTTATGAGACGGATCAGTTGAGCGAGGAAAAACACGACCTGACCTTTTTAGATTTGGATGCTTCGGGGCACCTCTATTTGCGGGATGCCAGCGATTTTACGATCGCGCAGTATTCTGTAAGCGGATTTACCGTAAAGCCTTCGCACATGAACGGATTTTACAGTGTTCGCGCTGCGAGTTTGCGCAACAACTATTTGGAAGATTATGAGGACATCGATTTTTCAACCGATGTACAAGATGAACTCAGCCAGTTGGAACTTAAAAATCTATTTGGATGGACCTATAGCCTCTCGGAGCGGTGGCACTTGACGTTTCTTGACGAATTAACATACGGTGAACAAGATGAACGCTATGTTACCCCGGCGAAGGTAGAGGATAGTTACGATTTTGAGACACAGGCGTTAGAGAATGCGTTCGCTGCGAACCTGAAGTTTATCACGAATCCAAATCCGTATCGGTATAAGGAATTGAATTTGTCTGTTGGGCGCGTTGACGGTACGTCTGATTTGATGCAAGACGCGCTCTTTCCCGACCTCAACAAACAACGTAGAATAGATACCGGCGACGCGAACTCTACAGTTGTTGAACTCAATTGGGATATCTGGTCGAGGGCGAACCTTTGGCTTCGCTATGCCGATCTCAATCCTGCCGAAACAAGTCGCAATTTTATCCGTCGGTTTTACGATGTCTCCGGGGACCTCTATGAGGTGTTTGGGAGCCGCAATGAGGCGCGCCAGTTCCTTGGAGAGTTGACCATAAAGTTTTAAAGTAGTAGGCACAGTCCCTGTG
The nucleotide sequence above comes from Candidatus Poribacteria bacterium. Encoded proteins:
- a CDS encoding NHL repeat-containing protein — its product is MKKHTPILPLLSIFCSLSIGLNSVFSVDFIQFEREFAGKGATQGRFGKDIHLAFDSQHIYVSDTENRLIQKLSATGEFLFQIPEAPESLDNILRKPGHLAVDTLGNIYVADVTVHHIAESTDPKVYMFAPCVYKFNGTGELLDTYFVDPVDVRPKVVLPVNFIIDEEGKTAFAIQPKGHDRALRVALNSENELYVLDAELGRVHKFGADGEKLLAFGRYGAGEGEFDMDAADITIDARGNVLIADTGNHRIVRFDAAGKSLGSFGREGRGNGEFVKPMALVALPTGEILVKDASQFRRKVGGLPEVIALSPTLTQLTESTPGQAELADTIVNATQPRYGPFAQSPAAAADTAALNRRVRLLEEAEYSRYYADEIYDEDKEELAEELKRKDIRLTLFHNVISRIQKFDTNGRYLGRIVYETDQLSEEKHDLTFLDLDASGHLYLRDASDFTIAQYSVSGFTVKPSHMNGFYSVRAASLRNNYLEDYEDIDFSTDVQDELSQLELKNLFGWTYSLSERWHLTFLDELTYGEQDERYVTPAKVEDSYDFETQALENAFAANLKFITNPNPYRYKELNLSVGRVDGTSDLMQDALFPDLNKQRRIDTGDANSTVVELNWDIWSRANLWLRYADLNPAETSRNFIRRFYDVSGDLYEVFGSRNEARQFLGELTIKF